One genomic window of Bradyrhizobium sp. CCGE-LA001 includes the following:
- a CDS encoding MFS transporter: protein MSSAPIEHADGLPQPQRSQAVLTIALGIIMAVVDSAIANVALPTIAADLDASPAFSIWIVNGYQLAITISLLPLASLGEIVGYRRVYLIGLVLFTIASALCALADTLPLLTTARILQGFGAAGIMSVNAALVRFTYPRSQLGRGIGLNALVVALSAAVGPTLAAGILAVGSWPWLFAINVPLGAVTLLIGLRSLPHTKPAGRSFDWQSAGLSAITFGVGIAAVDSVGHGQAAITCLVQFAIALVAGALLIYRETHMTSPLLPVDLLRIPVFALSIATSIASFCGQMLAFVAIPFYLQSRFGYSAVHMGLLITPWPIAVAFAAPLAGRLVEHYPAGLLGGIGLTLFACGLAALAFLPASPTPFDVIWRMALAGAGFGLFQTPNNRTMIAAAPRERAGGASGMLGTARLLGQTTGAALVALLLGRYPVEGTRLALLAGVGFALCGAVLSMLRLSPAGARGAEHVRVQDDQRLRGE from the coding sequence ATGTCGTCCGCACCCATCGAGCATGCCGACGGCCTGCCGCAACCGCAGCGCAGCCAAGCCGTGCTCACCATTGCGCTCGGCATCATCATGGCGGTGGTCGACAGCGCCATCGCCAATGTGGCGCTGCCGACGATCGCGGCCGACCTCGATGCGAGCCCGGCCTTCTCGATCTGGATCGTCAACGGCTACCAGCTCGCGATCACGATCTCACTGCTGCCGCTGGCGTCGCTCGGCGAGATCGTCGGCTATCGCCGCGTCTATCTGATCGGGCTGGTGCTGTTCACGATTGCCTCCGCCTTGTGCGCGCTGGCGGACACGCTGCCGCTGCTGACGACCGCGCGGATCCTCCAGGGCTTTGGCGCGGCCGGCATCATGAGCGTCAACGCGGCGCTGGTGCGCTTCACCTATCCGCGCAGCCAGCTCGGCCGCGGCATCGGGCTCAACGCGCTCGTCGTGGCCCTCTCGGCCGCGGTCGGCCCGACGCTGGCGGCCGGCATTCTCGCGGTCGGAAGCTGGCCGTGGCTGTTCGCCATCAACGTGCCGCTCGGTGCGGTGACTTTGCTGATCGGCTTGCGCAGCCTGCCGCACACCAAGCCCGCGGGCCGCTCCTTCGACTGGCAGAGCGCGGGCCTGTCGGCGATCACGTTCGGCGTCGGCATTGCGGCGGTCGACAGCGTCGGTCATGGCCAGGCCGCGATCACCTGCCTCGTGCAGTTCGCCATCGCGCTCGTCGCCGGCGCTCTGCTCATCTATCGCGAAACGCACATGACCTCGCCGCTGTTGCCGGTCGATCTGTTGCGCATCCCGGTCTTCGCGCTGTCGATTGCAACCTCGATCGCGTCGTTCTGCGGACAGATGCTGGCCTTCGTCGCGATTCCCTTCTACCTCCAGAGCCGCTTCGGCTATTCGGCGGTGCACATGGGCCTATTGATCACGCCCTGGCCGATCGCGGTGGCGTTCGCGGCGCCCCTTGCCGGCCGTCTGGTCGAGCACTATCCGGCCGGCCTGCTCGGCGGCATCGGGCTCACGCTGTTTGCCTGTGGCCTTGCCGCGCTCGCGTTCCTGCCCGCGAGCCCGACGCCGTTCGACGTGATCTGGCGCATGGCGCTGGCAGGTGCCGGCTTCGGCCTGTTCCAGACCCCCAACAACCGCACCATGATCGCGGCCGCCCCGCGCGAGCGCGCCGGCGGCGCCAGCGGCATGCTGGGCACGGCGCGGCTGCTCGGCCAGACCACGGGCGCTGCGCTGGTCGCGCTGCTGCTCGGGCGGTATCCGGTCGAGGGCACGAGGCTGGCGCTCCTCGCCGGCGTCGGATTCGCGCTATGCGGCGCGGTGCTGAGCATGCTGCGGCTGTCGCCTGCGGGCGCACGCGGCGCCGAGCACGTCCGCGTGCAGGACGATCAGCGCTTGCGCGGCGAATAG
- a CDS encoding PEGA domain-containing protein, with protein MRSFGIVALSVMLGGCASVTRGTTENISISSTPSGVEAVVSGLEVPTTCTTPCAIVAKRSADITITFEKEGYQSQTVQLTKEVSGTGAAGFAGNLLAGGVIGMGVDAATGAATDHKPNPVIVTMQPSVPHAAPRTPKRPRPPRAPEAGT; from the coding sequence ATGCGTTCATTTGGAATTGTGGCGCTCAGCGTCATGCTGGGCGGCTGCGCGTCTGTCACGCGCGGCACGACCGAGAATATCAGCATCTCATCGACACCGTCGGGCGTGGAAGCAGTCGTGAGCGGGCTTGAAGTGCCCACCACCTGCACCACGCCATGCGCCATCGTCGCCAAACGCAGCGCCGACATCACGATCACCTTCGAGAAGGAAGGCTATCAATCGCAGACGGTGCAACTTACGAAGGAAGTGTCTGGCACGGGCGCCGCCGGCTTCGCCGGCAATCTCCTGGCGGGCGGCGTCATCGGCATGGGGGTCGATGCTGCGACCGGCGCGGCGACCGATCACAAGCCGAATCCGGTCATCGTGACGATGCAGCCGTCCGTGCCGCACGCAGCACCGCGCACTCCGAAGAGACCGCGGCCACCGCGCGCACCGGAGGCCGGAACGTAA
- the clpA gene encoding ATP-dependent Clp protease ATP-binding subunit ClpA, which yields MPTFSQSLEQSLHRALAIANERHHQYATLEHLLLSLIDDSDAAAVMRACSVDLDKLRTSLVNYLETEFENLVTDGADDAKPTAGFQRVIQRAVIHVQSSGREEVTGANVLIAIFAERESHAAYFLQEQDMTRYDAVNYISHGIAKRPGVSEARPVRGVDEETETKGNEDAKKKGEALETYCVNLNKKARDGKIDPVIGRNSEINRAIQVLCRRQKNNPLFVGEAGVGKTAIAEGLAKRIVDSEVPEVLAAATVFSLDMGTLLAGTRYRGDFEERLKQVLKELEAHPNAILFIDEIHTVIGAGATSGGAMDASNLLKPALASGTIRCMGSTTYKEYRQHFEKDRALVRRFQKIDINEPTVEDAIAILKGLKPYFEDYHRLKYTNEAIEAAVQLSSRYIHDRKLPDKAIDVIDESGAAQMLVAENKRKKTIGIKEIETTIASMARIPPKSVSKDDAEVLKHLEQTLKRTVFGQDKAIESLAASIKLARAGLREPEKPIGCYLFSGPTGVGKTEVAKQLAATLGVELLRFDMSEYMERHTVSRLIGAPPGYVGFDQGGLLTDGVDQHPHCVVLLDEIEKAHPDLYNVLLQIMDHGRLTDHNGKQVNFRNVILIMTTNAGAADLAKQAFGFTRSKREGDDHEAINRQFAPEFRNRLDAIVSFGHLSVEVIGTVVEKFVLQLEAQLGDRDVTIELSEPAKAWLVQHGYDEQMGARPMARVIQEHIKKPLADEVLFGKLKGGGHVRVVLVKDEADETKEKIGFEFLDGPVTPKQEKLPGTRKRPPGKSKPGGPGGSKGPTSKGPLVKV from the coding sequence ATGCCGACTTTTTCCCAAAGCCTTGAACAATCCCTGCATCGTGCGCTGGCGATCGCAAACGAGCGTCATCACCAATACGCGACGCTCGAGCATCTCTTGCTTTCTTTGATCGACGACTCCGATGCAGCCGCGGTTATGCGCGCCTGTAGCGTCGATCTCGACAAGCTCCGTACGAGCCTCGTAAATTATCTTGAGACCGAATTCGAGAATCTGGTGACGGACGGCGCCGACGACGCCAAGCCGACCGCCGGCTTCCAGCGCGTGATCCAGCGCGCGGTGATCCACGTGCAGTCGTCCGGCCGCGAAGAGGTGACCGGCGCCAACGTCCTGATCGCGATCTTCGCCGAGCGTGAAAGCCATGCCGCGTATTTCCTGCAGGAGCAGGACATGACGCGTTATGACGCCGTCAATTACATCAGTCACGGCATCGCCAAGCGGCCGGGCGTCTCCGAAGCGCGGCCCGTGCGCGGCGTCGACGAGGAGACCGAGACCAAGGGCAACGAGGACGCCAAGAAGAAGGGCGAGGCGCTCGAGACCTATTGCGTCAACCTCAACAAGAAGGCGCGCGACGGCAAAATCGATCCGGTGATCGGACGCAACTCCGAGATCAACCGCGCGATCCAGGTGCTGTGCCGCCGGCAGAAGAACAATCCGCTGTTCGTCGGCGAAGCCGGTGTCGGCAAGACCGCGATCGCGGAAGGTCTCGCCAAGCGCATCGTCGACAGCGAGGTGCCGGAGGTGCTCGCGGCCGCCACCGTGTTCTCGCTCGACATGGGCACGCTGCTCGCAGGCACGCGCTATCGCGGCGACTTCGAGGAGCGCCTGAAGCAGGTGCTGAAGGAGCTCGAGGCGCATCCCAACGCCATCCTGTTCATCGACGAGATCCACACTGTGATCGGTGCGGGCGCGACGTCGGGCGGGGCGATGGACGCCTCGAACCTGCTGAAGCCGGCGCTGGCCTCGGGCACGATCCGCTGCATGGGCTCGACCACCTACAAGGAGTACCGCCAGCACTTCGAGAAGGACCGCGCGCTGGTGCGGCGCTTCCAGAAGATCGACATCAACGAGCCGACGGTCGAGGACGCGATCGCGATCCTCAAGGGCCTCAAACCATACTTCGAGGACTATCACCGTCTGAAGTACACCAATGAGGCGATCGAGGCCGCGGTGCAGCTGTCTTCGCGCTACATCCACGACCGCAAGCTGCCTGACAAGGCGATCGACGTGATCGACGAGTCCGGCGCGGCGCAGATGCTGGTCGCCGAGAACAAGCGCAAGAAGACCATCGGCATCAAGGAGATCGAGACCACGATCGCTTCGATGGCGCGGATCCCGCCGAAGAGTGTGTCGAAGGACGACGCCGAGGTGCTCAAGCATCTCGAGCAGACCCTGAAGCGCACCGTGTTCGGCCAGGACAAGGCGATCGAGTCGCTCGCCGCTTCGATCAAGCTGGCGCGTGCCGGCCTGCGCGAACCGGAGAAGCCGATCGGCTGCTACCTGTTCTCAGGGCCCACCGGCGTCGGCAAGACCGAAGTCGCAAAGCAGCTCGCGGCGACGCTCGGCGTCGAGCTCCTGCGCTTCGACATGTCCGAATACATGGAGCGGCACACCGTGTCGCGCCTGATCGGCGCGCCTCCCGGCTATGTCGGCTTCGACCAGGGCGGTCTGCTCACCGATGGCGTCGATCAGCATCCGCATTGCGTGGTGCTGCTCGACGAGATCGAGAAGGCGCATCCCGATCTCTACAACGTGCTGCTCCAGATCATGGATCACGGCCGGCTCACCGATCACAACGGCAAGCAGGTCAACTTCCGCAACGTGATCCTGATCATGACGACGAATGCGGGCGCGGCGGATCTCGCCAAGCAGGCGTTCGGCTTCACGCGCTCGAAGCGGGAAGGCGACGACCACGAGGCGATCAACCGGCAGTTCGCGCCGGAATTCCGTAACCGTCTCGATGCCATCGTCTCGTTCGGCCATCTCAGCGTCGAGGTGATCGGCACCGTGGTCGAGAAGTTCGTGCTTCAGCTCGAGGCGCAGCTCGGCGATCGCGATGTTACCATCGAGCTGTCCGAGCCCGCCAAGGCCTGGCTGGTCCAGCATGGTTACGACGAGCAGATGGGCGCGCGTCCCATGGCTCGCGTGATCCAGGAGCACATCAAGAAGCCGCTGGCCGACGAGGTGCTGTTCGGCAAGCTCAAGGGCGGCGGCCATGTTCGCGTCGTTCTCGTCAAGGACGAGGCCGACGAGACCAAGGAGAAGATCGGCTTCGAATTCCTCGACGGCCCGGTCACGCCGAAGCAGGAGAAGCTGCCCGGCACCCGCAAGCGTCCGCCGGGCAAGTCCAAGCCGGGCGGCCCCGGCGGCTCCAAGGGGCCGACCTCGAAGGGGCCGCTGGTCAAGGTCTGA
- the clpS gene encoding ATP-dependent Clp protease adapter ClpS — protein MSNDDNRSNGPTGPNTSVITKVKPKTKRPNLYRVLILNDDYTPMEFVVHVLEKFFQKDVEAATKIMLHVHHHGIGECGVFTYEIAETKVTQVMDFARKHQHPLQCVMEKK, from the coding sequence ATGAGCAATGACGACAATCGTTCCAATGGTCCGACGGGGCCGAACACCTCGGTCATCACCAAGGTCAAGCCCAAGACCAAGCGGCCGAACCTGTACCGTGTGCTGATCCTCAACGACGACTACACTCCGATGGAGTTCGTCGTCCACGTGCTGGAGAAGTTCTTCCAGAAGGACGTCGAGGCCGCGACCAAGATCATGCTCCACGTCCATCATCACGGGATCGGCGAGTGCGGTGTGTTCACCTACGAGATTGCCGAGACCAAGGTGACGCAGGTGATGGATTTCGCCCGCAAGCACCAGCATCCGCTGCAATGCGTGATGGAAAAGAAGTAG
- a CDS encoding phasin family protein: protein MFKVEDFQNYGKEQFEQCVASATSVQHGLQAIASAYGDYTKKSFEDTKSFVEKLSGVKSLDKAMEAQTDFARSAYETFVAESQKIAGLYSDLAKQAFKPVETIVSKFTPAAH, encoded by the coding sequence AGGTTGAAGACTTTCAGAACTACGGGAAAGAGCAGTTCGAGCAGTGCGTCGCGTCCGCGACTTCGGTGCAGCACGGCCTCCAGGCGATCGCCAGCGCCTATGGCGACTACACCAAGAAATCGTTCGAAGACACCAAGTCCTTCGTCGAGAAGCTTTCCGGCGTGAAGTCGCTGGACAAGGCCATGGAAGCGCAGACCGATTTCGCTCGTTCCGCCTACGAGACCTTCGTCGCGGAATCGCAGAAGATCGCCGGCCTCTACAGCGACCTCGCCAAGCAGGCCTTCAAGCCGGTCGAGACCATCGTGTCGAAGTTCACCCCGGCCGCTCACTAA